In a genomic window of Streptomyces sp. NBC_01231:
- a CDS encoding SDR family oxidoreductase gives MAGRVAVITGAAHGIGAATARRLADEGAAVVVTDVDDAAGKALAAGIEDGGGRAEYVRCDVTSAVDWENLARHVHERHGRLDILHSNAFAQLNKPAHELSEAEWDGQMAVLLKPAWRAMKTFAAMLREASGSVVLTSSVHAVIGLPGHAAYAAAKGALCSLGRQLAVEYGPDIRVNTVLPGPILTAAWEGIPEADRTRSVAATAAKRFGRPEEVAAAVAFLASADASYVTGASLVVDGGWSVMKESS, from the coding sequence ATGGCGGGACGCGTGGCGGTGATCACCGGCGCCGCGCACGGAATCGGCGCGGCCACGGCTCGAAGGCTCGCGGACGAGGGCGCGGCGGTCGTGGTCACGGACGTGGACGACGCGGCGGGCAAGGCGCTCGCGGCAGGCATCGAGGATGGCGGAGGACGCGCGGAGTACGTCCGTTGCGACGTGACCTCGGCAGTGGACTGGGAGAACCTGGCCCGCCACGTCCACGAGCGTCACGGGCGGTTGGACATCCTGCACAGCAACGCCTTCGCCCAGCTCAACAAGCCCGCCCACGAACTGAGCGAGGCCGAGTGGGACGGCCAGATGGCCGTGCTGCTCAAGCCGGCCTGGCGGGCCATGAAGACCTTCGCGGCCATGCTGCGCGAAGCCTCGGGATCCGTCGTCCTCACCTCCTCGGTGCACGCGGTCATCGGCCTGCCGGGCCATGCCGCATACGCCGCCGCGAAGGGCGCGCTGTGCTCGCTGGGACGGCAGTTGGCCGTCGAGTACGGGCCGGACATCCGGGTCAACACGGTGCTGCCCGGACCCATCCTCACCGCCGCCTGGGAGGGGATCCCGGAGGCCGACCGGACGCGCAGCGTGGCGGCCACGGCGGCGAAGCGGTTCGGCCGGCCGGAGGAGGTGGCCGCGGCGGTCGCCTTCCTCGCATCGGCGGACGCGTCCTATGTGACCGGAGCGAGCCTGGTGGTCGATGGAGGATGGAGTGTCATGAAGGAGTCCTCGTGA
- a CDS encoding FCD domain-containing protein, translating into MVTHPPKGLHGQAVEELGRRIIRGDYPPGSVVDPVKFETELGVSKTVVREALRVLASKGLLESRQKRGTTIRPRADWNLLDSDLLRWQGSSAPTDGFLEDLAEVRAIVEPAGARFAAARRTTADLDAMRRALDAMAAAGADADAMVEADLAFHRALLEAAHNELLSRMEVVIEAGLRVRDRIVHGARHFSDSIPVHQELLDAVEAGDPDAAVAAVDSLLAQASDDLAAVRAREDHDDVATDTLPKEVP; encoded by the coding sequence GTGGTGACCCATCCGCCCAAGGGGCTGCACGGCCAGGCCGTGGAGGAGCTGGGCCGGCGCATCATACGCGGCGACTACCCACCGGGCTCCGTGGTGGACCCGGTCAAGTTCGAGACCGAGCTCGGCGTCAGCAAGACCGTCGTGCGCGAGGCGCTGCGCGTGCTGGCGTCCAAGGGCCTTCTGGAGTCACGCCAGAAACGCGGTACGACCATCCGGCCTCGCGCCGACTGGAACCTGCTCGACAGCGACCTGCTGCGCTGGCAGGGGAGCAGCGCTCCGACCGACGGCTTCCTGGAGGACCTCGCGGAGGTCCGGGCGATCGTGGAGCCCGCCGGAGCCCGGTTCGCGGCGGCCCGCCGCACCACCGCCGACCTGGACGCGATGCGGCGGGCGCTCGACGCGATGGCGGCGGCGGGGGCGGACGCGGACGCGATGGTGGAGGCGGACCTGGCCTTCCACCGTGCCCTGTTGGAGGCCGCGCACAACGAACTGCTCAGCCGGATGGAGGTCGTCATCGAGGCCGGTCTGCGCGTTCGCGACCGGATCGTGCACGGCGCCCGGCACTTCTCCGACTCCATTCCCGTACACCAGGAACTGCTGGACGCGGTCGAAGCGGGTGATCCGGACGCCGCCGTGGCGGCCGTCGACTCGCTCCTGGCGCAGGCGTCCGACGACCTGGCGGCCGTACGGGCGCGGGAAGACCACGACGACGTCGCGACCGACACGCTGCCGAAGGAAGTTCCTTGA
- a CDS encoding bifunctional 4-hydroxy-2-oxoglutarate aldolase/2-dehydro-3-deoxy-phosphogluconate aldolase yields the protein MNLVETLQAHRLLAIVRGKDHAAALRTVLTLAEEGIAAIEVSLTTPDALSVIRQARAELGPDAPVGAGTVRSAADAARAVEAGASYLVTPALVDGLEPYGVPVAMGALTPSEIETALARGADAIKLFPGSLGGPGYLRALRDPFPEVPFVPVGGVDAQAARDYLDRGAIAVGVGSPLVGDAADGGDLDQLRARAAVFRKVAAGETP from the coding sequence ATGAACCTGGTGGAAACCCTCCAAGCCCACCGCCTGTTGGCCATCGTGCGCGGCAAGGATCACGCCGCGGCGCTGCGCACCGTGCTCACCCTCGCCGAAGAGGGCATCGCCGCCATCGAGGTGTCGCTGACCACCCCCGACGCCCTGAGCGTGATCAGGCAGGCCCGCGCCGAACTGGGACCCGACGCACCGGTCGGCGCCGGAACCGTGCGCTCGGCCGCGGACGCCGCCCGCGCCGTGGAGGCCGGGGCGTCGTACCTCGTCACCCCGGCGCTGGTCGACGGGCTGGAGCCGTACGGCGTACCCGTGGCGATGGGTGCCCTGACTCCGAGCGAGATCGAAACCGCCCTCGCGCGGGGCGCCGACGCGATCAAACTCTTCCCCGGCTCGCTCGGCGGCCCCGGCTATCTGCGGGCTCTGCGCGACCCGTTCCCCGAGGTGCCCTTCGTGCCCGTCGGCGGTGTGGACGCGCAGGCCGCCCGCGACTACCTGGACCGAGGGGCCATCGCCGTCGGCGTCGGCTCACCCCTCGTCGGGGACGCGGCCGACGGCGGCGACCTGGACCAACTCCGCGCCCGGGCGGCCGTGTTCCGCAAGGTGGCCGCGGGGGAGACGCCGTGA
- a CDS encoding sugar ABC transporter permease: MSSTNPAGGGPRRTARPDRAAWGFLLPFVALFLFVFVIPLGYAIYESLLKPIRSGSLGLGPATVGFAGLDNYTLALQQSDFLDGFGRVLLFGIVQVPVMLLLATTLALVLDTLSQRWAGILRAAYFLPYGVPGVIASILWGFLYVPGVSPLVDLLGRAGLAPDFLGYHGVLWSIANIVIWEFTGYNMLVIVAQLKSIPQELYEAARIDGASAWQTAVRIKLPLARPALVLTGVFSIIGTLQLFAEPLVIKPLTSTVTSSYTPNLAAYNEAFSNNNIYLAAAESVILALVASVLSFGFLSLVNRKERGAR; encoded by the coding sequence ATGAGCAGCACGAACCCTGCCGGGGGCGGTCCGCGGCGCACCGCACGCCCGGACCGCGCCGCCTGGGGATTCCTCCTTCCCTTCGTGGCCCTCTTCCTGTTCGTCTTCGTCATCCCGCTCGGCTACGCGATCTACGAAAGCCTGCTGAAGCCGATCCGCTCCGGGTCGCTCGGCCTGGGCCCGGCCACCGTCGGCTTCGCCGGACTGGACAACTACACCCTCGCCCTGCAGCAGTCGGACTTCCTGGACGGCTTCGGGCGGGTGCTGCTCTTCGGTATCGTGCAGGTCCCCGTGATGCTGCTGCTGGCCACCACGCTTGCGCTGGTTCTCGACACGCTCTCCCAGCGCTGGGCGGGCATCCTGCGGGCCGCCTACTTCCTGCCGTACGGCGTCCCCGGTGTCATCGCCTCGATCCTGTGGGGCTTCCTCTACGTACCGGGTGTCAGTCCCCTCGTCGACCTGCTCGGCAGGGCCGGGCTCGCGCCCGACTTCCTCGGCTACCACGGCGTGCTGTGGTCCATCGCCAACATCGTGATCTGGGAGTTCACCGGCTACAACATGCTGGTGATCGTCGCCCAGCTCAAGTCGATCCCGCAGGAGCTCTACGAGGCCGCCCGCATCGACGGCGCGAGCGCCTGGCAGACGGCGGTCAGGATCAAGCTGCCGCTGGCCCGGCCCGCCCTCGTACTCACCGGCGTGTTCTCCATCATCGGCACCCTGCAACTGTTCGCCGAACCCCTCGTCATCAAGCCGCTGACTTCGACGGTCACCAGCTCGTACACACCGAACCTGGCCGCCTACAACGAGGCGTTCTCCAACAACAACATCTACCTCGCCGCGGCCGAGTCGGTGATCCTCGCGCTGGTCGCGAGCGTGCTGTCCTTCGGCTTCCTCAGCCTGGTGAACCGCAAGGAAAGGGGTGCACGGTGA
- a CDS encoding beta-galactosidase, which produces MQQAPSVPIDNRRHLRPAGIAFGGDYNPEQWPEEVWAEDVALMKEAGVSMVTAGIFSWAKVEPRPGEYDFTWSDRVMDNLAGAGVAVCLATMTASPPPWLSRLHPEILPETSDGRRLWPGGRQHYCPSSAVYREHAARLVERLATRYADHPALEMWHIGNEYGCHTPQCWCDESAADFRRWLSERYGDIEALNDAWSTAFWAQHYDTFDEVLPPRLAPTFPNPAQQLDFARFSDDALLQCCLTEKAVLRRITPDVPVTTNFIGVHKPVDAFRWAAEEDAVSVDVYQDPHDEHTHVSAGFIFDVTRSARAGQPWLLLEQAPSAVNWRERNGPKPPGRMRLWSWQAVAQGADAVLYFQWRQSRGGAEKYHSAMVPHGGTDTRTFREVSELGRELASVPQIAGTRSTAEVAIVLDWNSWWALELDSHPSTALNQMDIALAHYRPLFEAGIASDVVPPDRDLSGYRLVVAPNLYLLKERDAERITEFVRGGGHLLVSFFSGIVDECDRVHLGGYPAPLREALGLRVEEFWPLAEQETVGIRHADGTVSRADLWSEAVVLEGARAVTDFGGGHLAGQPAVTRHSFGEGTAWYVATRLAPEAMRALTDEACRTASVGPVLPGLPEHVQATVREGDGGRFVFLLNHGQEEVEIRLPEPMTDALTGGTAPADRVTLPGAGVAVLIAP; this is translated from the coding sequence ATGCAACAGGCACCTTCCGTACCGATCGACAACCGGCGGCACCTGCGCCCGGCCGGGATCGCCTTCGGCGGCGATTACAACCCCGAGCAGTGGCCCGAGGAGGTGTGGGCCGAGGACGTCGCGCTGATGAAGGAGGCGGGCGTCTCCATGGTGACGGCCGGCATCTTCTCCTGGGCGAAGGTGGAGCCGAGGCCCGGGGAGTACGACTTCACCTGGTCCGACCGGGTCATGGACAACCTCGCCGGGGCGGGTGTGGCCGTATGCCTGGCCACCATGACGGCGTCACCGCCGCCGTGGTTGTCCAGGCTGCACCCCGAGATCCTTCCCGAGACGTCCGACGGCCGCCGCCTGTGGCCCGGCGGACGCCAGCACTACTGCCCCTCCAGCGCCGTGTACCGCGAGCACGCCGCGCGCCTGGTCGAGCGACTGGCCACCCGGTACGCCGACCACCCCGCGCTGGAGATGTGGCACATCGGCAACGAGTACGGCTGCCACACCCCGCAGTGCTGGTGCGACGAGTCGGCCGCCGACTTCCGGCGCTGGCTGTCCGAGCGGTACGGCGACATCGAGGCGCTCAACGACGCCTGGTCGACGGCCTTCTGGGCGCAGCACTACGACACCTTCGACGAGGTGCTGCCGCCGCGACTCGCGCCGACCTTCCCCAACCCCGCCCAGCAGCTGGACTTCGCCCGGTTCTCCGACGACGCGCTGCTCCAGTGCTGTCTGACCGAGAAGGCGGTACTGCGGCGGATCACCCCCGACGTTCCCGTCACGACCAACTTCATCGGCGTGCACAAGCCCGTCGACGCCTTCCGGTGGGCCGCCGAGGAGGACGCCGTCTCGGTCGACGTCTACCAGGACCCGCACGACGAGCACACGCACGTCTCGGCGGGGTTCATCTTCGACGTCACCCGCTCCGCCCGCGCCGGTCAGCCGTGGCTGCTGCTGGAGCAGGCGCCCAGCGCGGTGAACTGGCGTGAGCGCAACGGGCCCAAGCCGCCGGGCCGGATGCGGCTGTGGAGCTGGCAGGCGGTCGCCCAGGGCGCGGACGCGGTGCTGTACTTCCAGTGGCGCCAGTCCCGGGGCGGCGCCGAGAAGTACCACTCGGCGATGGTCCCGCACGGCGGCACCGACACCCGTACCTTCCGTGAAGTGAGCGAACTGGGCCGCGAGTTGGCCTCCGTGCCGCAGATCGCCGGCACCCGCTCCACCGCCGAGGTCGCCATCGTGCTGGACTGGAACAGCTGGTGGGCCCTGGAGCTGGACTCGCACCCGTCCACCGCGCTGAACCAGATGGACATCGCGCTCGCCCACTACCGGCCGCTGTTCGAAGCCGGGATCGCCTCCGACGTCGTACCCCCCGACCGCGACCTGTCCGGCTACCGCCTCGTCGTCGCACCCAACCTGTACCTGCTGAAGGAACGGGACGCCGAACGCATCACCGAGTTCGTACGCGGAGGGGGCCACCTGCTGGTGTCGTTCTTCTCCGGCATCGTCGACGAGTGCGACCGGGTACACCTGGGCGGATACCCCGCGCCGCTGCGGGAGGCACTGGGCCTGCGGGTCGAGGAGTTCTGGCCGCTGGCGGAGCAGGAGACCGTCGGCATCCGGCACGCGGACGGCACGGTCAGCCGCGCCGATCTGTGGTCGGAGGCCGTCGTGCTCGAAGGGGCCCGGGCGGTGACCGACTTCGGCGGCGGGCACCTCGCGGGGCAGCCGGCCGTCACCCGGCACTCCTTCGGCGAGGGAACCGCATGGTACGTCGCGACGCGTCTCGCACCGGAAGCCATGCGGGCCCTGACCGACGAGGCGTGCCGTACGGCGTCCGTCGGCCCGGTGCTTCCGGGGCTTCCCGAGCACGTCCAGGCGACCGTGCGCGAGGGCGACGGCGGACGGTTCGTCTTCCTGCTGAACCACGGCCAGGAAGAGGTCGAGATCAGGCTGCCCGAGCCGATGACCGATGCCCTGACCGGCGGGACGGCCCCCGCCGACCGCGTCACGCTGCCCGGAGCCGGAGTAGCCGTACTGATCGCGCCGTAG
- a CDS encoding SMP-30/gluconolactonase/LRE family protein produces the protein MTSTDVPAAVVVDGGYELAEGGRWVDGRYVYVDILSGRLFELRDDTGPASPRQLAQLDVPLGAVAPVSGRPDAWIAAAGTGIALLSADGALEWLDRPEDRTPVPSRMNDGVADPAGRFWAGSMAYDGTLGAGSLYRTDPDGTVVRVLGGLTIANGPAFTADGTTMYLADTAVGTILRCRVDPLSGDLSGGPETFARLQDGEGSPDGMTVDEEGCLWVAMWGTGMIRRYHPHGHLLDTVTVPAPHPTSVCLHPSDHRLFVTTARYGVESPTVTSGAVLSVPVPTRGTAACSWRGRR, from the coding sequence ATGACATCCACGGACGTACCGGCGGCGGTCGTCGTAGACGGAGGGTACGAACTCGCCGAGGGCGGCCGCTGGGTCGACGGCCGGTACGTGTACGTCGACATTCTCAGCGGTCGGCTCTTCGAACTGCGCGACGACACCGGCCCCGCCTCACCACGCCAACTGGCCCAGTTGGACGTGCCGTTGGGCGCCGTCGCCCCGGTGAGCGGCCGACCGGACGCGTGGATCGCCGCCGCGGGCACCGGCATCGCGCTGCTCTCCGCCGACGGCGCGCTGGAATGGCTGGACCGCCCCGAGGACCGCACCCCTGTCCCGAGCCGGATGAACGACGGCGTCGCGGACCCCGCCGGCCGCTTCTGGGCCGGCAGCATGGCCTACGACGGCACCCTCGGCGCGGGCTCGCTCTACCGTACGGATCCCGACGGCACGGTGGTACGCGTCCTCGGCGGCCTGACCATAGCCAACGGCCCCGCGTTCACCGCCGACGGCACGACCATGTACCTCGCCGACACGGCCGTCGGCACCATCCTCCGCTGCCGGGTCGACCCCCTCTCGGGTGACCTCTCCGGAGGTCCGGAGACCTTCGCCCGACTACAGGACGGCGAAGGCAGCCCCGACGGAATGACCGTCGACGAGGAGGGCTGCCTGTGGGTCGCGATGTGGGGCACCGGCATGATCCGTCGGTACCACCCCCACGGCCACCTGCTCGACACCGTGACCGTCCCCGCCCCGCACCCCACGTCGGTGTGCCTGCACCCCAGCGACCACCGCCTGTTCGTCACCACAGCCCGGTACGGGGTGGAGAGCCCGACCGTGACCTCCGGCGCGGTGCTCAGCGTCCCGGTACCGACCAGGGGAACGGCGGCCTGCTCCTGGCGCGGCCGACGCTGA
- a CDS encoding SDR family NAD(P)-dependent oxidoreductase, with the protein MALILVTGASSGLGRDTVNALVDEGHDVVVHVRNTARLTDADDTARWKGVVFGDLADMDEISDVARQTSEFGRFDAVVHNAGVLHSPEAVTVNTVAPYVLTALMDKPSRLIYLSSSMHRTGSTDLRRLAAGTVSYDDSKLWVTTLALALASRWEGTVSHAVDPGWVPTRMGGAGAPDDLAAGHHTQVWLAGRHDAALGTGGYWYHQQPQTPHPATQDEEFQARLIRALESHTGIPLG; encoded by the coding sequence ATGGCACTGATTCTGGTGACAGGAGCATCCAGCGGCCTCGGGCGCGACACCGTGAACGCGTTGGTGGACGAGGGCCACGACGTGGTCGTCCACGTCCGCAATACGGCCCGTCTCACCGACGCGGATGACACTGCCCGGTGGAAAGGCGTGGTCTTCGGGGATCTCGCCGACATGGACGAGATCAGCGACGTCGCCCGGCAGACCTCCGAGTTCGGCCGCTTCGACGCGGTCGTCCACAACGCCGGCGTCCTGCACTCCCCCGAAGCAGTCACCGTGAACACGGTCGCGCCCTACGTGCTGACCGCCCTGATGGACAAACCGTCCAGGCTGATCTACCTCAGCAGCTCCATGCACCGCACCGGCTCCACCGACCTGCGACGGCTGGCGGCCGGCACCGTTTCCTACGACGACAGCAAACTGTGGGTCACCACCCTCGCCCTTGCCCTCGCGTCCCGGTGGGAAGGAACCGTCAGCCATGCGGTCGACCCCGGCTGGGTCCCCACACGCATGGGTGGCGCCGGCGCACCGGATGACCTGGCCGCCGGGCACCACACACAGGTGTGGCTCGCCGGCCGCCACGACGCGGCCCTGGGGACGGGCGGCTACTGGTACCACCAGCAGCCGCAGACACCACACCCCGCAACGCAGGACGAAGAGTTCCAGGCCCGCCTCATCCGAGCTTTGGAAAGCCACACAGGCATCCCGCTCGGATGA
- a CDS encoding extracellular solute-binding protein: MNSSPPSRRSVLRWGAGAAGALAALPALTACGQTVGAARTTRQASTKPGQKVNLTFWTWVPMQKTVDLWNRTHPDIHVQMQTIPASTQGGYQKMYSALSAGNPPDLAQVEYQELPAFMLVNGLTDLSRYGADKLRDSYVRWQWNQGVFGGRVHTIPQASGPMGLFYRQDLLAKWGIETPATWADFERAARVVKARGDGARISAFNPNSPAWFAAMCWQRGSRWVRTQGDTWVVGMNDAPSREVAEYWERMVRDDLVFVEPDMSSAWYRQVQTGRVVSWIGPQWGDALLRGNAPGTKGKWRVSPLPQWKAGQNASANWGGASTAVLQGSRHPREALRFAHWINSDPKAVDLNIAVGYGWPAATGVFRGSALDKPDPFFGGQRYNDVFTASDRAIDTSWKWSPTTDADFAHLGDAFGAAVAGEGSLSSALADAQKRTVDDLLAKGLKARSQS, translated from the coding sequence ATGAACAGCTCACCACCGTCGCGGAGGTCAGTACTCCGGTGGGGTGCCGGGGCGGCCGGGGCACTCGCCGCACTTCCGGCCCTCACCGCCTGCGGCCAGACCGTCGGAGCCGCCCGCACGACGCGACAGGCATCCACAAAGCCCGGCCAGAAGGTGAATCTCACCTTCTGGACCTGGGTGCCGATGCAGAAGACCGTCGACCTGTGGAACCGGACGCACCCCGACATCCACGTCCAGATGCAGACCATCCCGGCGAGCACCCAGGGCGGCTACCAGAAGATGTACTCCGCCCTGTCGGCCGGCAACCCGCCGGACCTGGCGCAGGTCGAGTACCAGGAGCTCCCCGCCTTCATGCTGGTCAACGGCCTGACCGACCTGAGCCGTTACGGGGCCGACAAGCTGCGCGACAGCTACGTGCGGTGGCAGTGGAACCAGGGCGTCTTCGGCGGGCGGGTCCACACCATCCCCCAGGCATCCGGCCCGATGGGACTCTTCTACCGCCAGGACCTCCTCGCGAAGTGGGGCATCGAAACGCCCGCCACCTGGGCCGACTTCGAGCGCGCCGCCCGTGTGGTCAAGGCCCGTGGCGACGGTGCCAGGATCAGCGCGTTCAACCCCAACTCGCCCGCCTGGTTCGCCGCGATGTGCTGGCAGCGCGGGTCCCGGTGGGTGCGCACCCAGGGCGACACCTGGGTCGTCGGCATGAACGACGCCCCCTCCCGCGAGGTCGCGGAGTACTGGGAGCGGATGGTCCGCGACGACCTCGTCTTCGTCGAACCGGACATGTCCAGCGCCTGGTACCGGCAGGTGCAGACCGGGCGGGTCGTCAGCTGGATCGGACCGCAGTGGGGCGACGCCCTGCTGCGCGGCAACGCACCCGGCACCAAGGGGAAATGGCGGGTCTCCCCGCTCCCCCAGTGGAAGGCGGGCCAGAACGCCTCCGCCAACTGGGGCGGAGCGTCCACCGCCGTCCTTCAGGGCAGCCGCCACCCGCGTGAGGCGCTGCGGTTCGCGCACTGGATCAACAGCGATCCCAAGGCCGTCGACCTCAACATCGCCGTCGGCTACGGCTGGCCCGCCGCCACCGGCGTCTTCCGCGGATCGGCCCTCGACAAGCCCGACCCGTTCTTCGGCGGACAGCGGTACAACGACGTCTTCACCGCCTCCGACCGGGCGATCGACACCTCCTGGAAGTGGTCACCCACCACGGACGCCGACTTCGCCCACCTCGGCGACGCCTTCGGCGCCGCCGTGGCCGGAGAGGGCAGCCTCTCGTCGGCGCTGGCCGACGCGCAGAAACGCACCGTGGACGACCTGCTGGCCAAGGGCCTGAAGGCGAGGAGCCAGTCATGA
- the dgoD gene encoding galactonate dehydratase gives MKITGLETFLVAPRWLFLRVATDEGVTGWGEPVIEGRAETVRAAVHELADYLIGRDPLRIEDHWQVLTKGGFYRGGPILSSAVAGIDQALWDIAGKTYGVPVHRLLGGPVRDRVRMYAWIGGDRPSDVAELAEEQVKAGFTAVKMNASAELAPIDTPARTAEVVARVAAVREVLGDERDIAVDFHGRASTAMSRRLLPQLEPLHPLFVEEPVAPEYSGNLRSLVESTSIPLATGERLYSRWDFREVLASGIAVAQPDLSHAGGISEVRRIAAMAEAYDVAMAPHCPLGPIALAASLQIAFSVPNFLIQEQSMGIHYNEQCDLLEYVMDPEPFRFQDGYAVASTRPGLGVEIDEKAVRHAAETGHRWRNPLWRGADGAFTEW, from the coding sequence TTGAAGATAACCGGACTTGAGACGTTCCTGGTGGCTCCGCGCTGGCTGTTCCTGCGCGTCGCCACCGACGAGGGCGTCACCGGCTGGGGCGAGCCCGTCATCGAGGGCCGCGCCGAGACCGTGCGGGCCGCGGTCCACGAACTGGCCGACTACCTCATCGGCCGGGACCCACTGCGCATCGAGGACCACTGGCAGGTACTCACCAAGGGCGGCTTCTACCGTGGCGGCCCGATCCTCTCCAGCGCCGTCGCCGGCATCGACCAGGCGCTGTGGGACATCGCCGGCAAGACGTACGGCGTCCCGGTGCACCGCCTCCTCGGCGGCCCGGTACGCGACCGTGTGCGGATGTACGCCTGGATCGGCGGGGACCGTCCGAGCGACGTGGCGGAGCTGGCCGAGGAACAGGTGAAGGCGGGCTTCACCGCGGTGAAGATGAACGCCTCGGCCGAACTCGCCCCGATCGACACCCCGGCACGCACCGCCGAGGTCGTCGCACGTGTAGCGGCCGTCCGCGAGGTGCTGGGTGACGAGCGGGACATCGCCGTCGACTTCCACGGCCGCGCCTCCACCGCCATGTCGCGCCGCCTGCTGCCCCAACTGGAGCCGCTGCACCCCCTGTTCGTCGAGGAACCCGTGGCGCCCGAGTACTCGGGCAACCTTCGCAGCCTGGTGGAGTCCACCAGCATCCCGCTCGCGACCGGCGAACGCCTCTACTCCCGCTGGGACTTCCGCGAGGTACTGGCCAGCGGCATCGCCGTCGCCCAGCCCGACCTGTCGCACGCCGGCGGGATTTCCGAGGTCCGCCGCATCGCGGCCATGGCCGAGGCGTACGACGTCGCCATGGCCCCGCACTGCCCCCTCGGCCCGATCGCCCTGGCCGCGAGCCTGCAGATCGCCTTCTCCGTACCGAACTTCCTCATCCAGGAACAGAGCATGGGCATCCACTACAACGAGCAGTGCGACCTGCTGGAGTACGTGATGGACCCCGAACCCTTCCGATTCCAGGACGGATACGCCGTCGCCTCCACCCGCCCGGGTCTCGGCGTCGAGATCGACGAGAAGGCGGTTCGCCACGCCGCCGAGACCGGCCACCGCTGGCGCAACCCCCTGTGGCGGGGCGCCGACGGGGCGTTCACCGAATGGTGA
- a CDS encoding sugar kinase — protein MTAPDRQAPSDVVTFGETMAALRAQGALRLGGSLGLSVAGAESNVAIGLARLGHRVQWAGRVGADELGALVLRTLRAEGVGTDHAGIDDTGRPTGLLLTEPRLGTLTRVSYYRAGSAGSAVSPADVLPALASGARVLHLTGITPALSPAAAEATLAAATTAREAGITVCLDVNYRSRLWSTDRARTALRPLLDHTDLLIASEDELPLVLEGSGAGESEAVHDILAAGVDEVVVKRGARGATTFTADGATDSAARQVDAVDLVGAGDAFVAGYLSGLLDGSDVRARLHRAVTTAAFAVATRGDWEGLPTQDELGLFDQPDGTTIR, from the coding sequence GTGACGGCACCGGACCGCCAGGCCCCGTCCGACGTGGTGACCTTCGGCGAGACGATGGCGGCCCTCCGGGCACAGGGCGCGCTGCGGCTGGGCGGCAGTCTCGGCCTGTCCGTCGCGGGAGCCGAGTCCAACGTCGCCATCGGCCTCGCCCGGCTCGGGCACCGGGTGCAGTGGGCCGGCCGGGTCGGGGCGGACGAACTCGGCGCTCTGGTACTGCGCACGCTGCGCGCCGAGGGCGTCGGCACCGACCACGCGGGCATCGACGACACCGGCCGGCCCACGGGACTGCTGCTGACCGAACCCCGCCTGGGCACGCTCACGCGCGTCAGCTACTACCGCGCCGGTTCCGCCGGTTCGGCCGTCTCACCGGCCGACGTACTGCCCGCGCTGGCTTCGGGAGCCCGCGTCCTGCATCTGACGGGCATCACACCGGCGCTCAGTCCGGCGGCGGCCGAGGCCACCCTGGCCGCCGCCACGACAGCTCGCGAGGCCGGCATCACCGTATGCCTCGACGTCAACTACCGCTCGCGGCTGTGGAGTACCGACCGCGCCCGCACGGCCCTCCGGCCGCTGCTGGACCACACCGACCTGCTCATCGCCTCCGAGGACGAGTTGCCGTTGGTGCTGGAAGGGTCCGGCGCGGGTGAGTCCGAGGCCGTGCACGACATCCTGGCCGCAGGCGTCGACGAGGTGGTCGTCAAACGTGGCGCACGCGGCGCGACCACCTTCACCGCCGACGGGGCGACCGACTCCGCCGCGCGACAGGTCGACGCGGTCGACCTGGTCGGAGCGGGTGACGCCTTCGTGGCCGGATACCTGTCCGGGCTCCTCGACGGGTCGGACGTCCGGGCCCGTCTGCACCGGGCCGTCACCACCGCGGCCTTCGCCGTCGCCACCCGGGGCGACTGGGAGGGCCTTCCGACTCAGGACGAACTCGGCCTGTTCGACCAGCCCGACGGCACGACCATCCGCTGA